Proteins encoded together in one Pseudomonas sp. ADAK13 window:
- the murJ gene encoding murein biosynthesis integral membrane protein MurJ codes for MNLLKSLAAVSSITMISRVLGFVRDTLLARIFGASMATDAFFIAFKLPNLLRRIFAEGAFSQAFVPILAEYKAQQGEEATRTFIAYVSGLLTLVLTLVTIAGMLAAPWVIWATAPGFANTPEKFALTTDLLRVTFPYILLISLSSLAGAILNTWNRFSVPAFVPTLLNVSMIVFALFLTPYFDPPVMALGWAVLAGGLAQLLYQLPHLKKIGMLVLPRLNLKDTGVWRVMRNMLPAILGVSVSQISLIINTAFASLLVSGSVSWMYYADRLMELPSGVLGVALGTILLPTLSRTYASKDRHEYSRILDWGLRLCFVLVLPCAVALGLLAEPLTVALFQYGQFTAFDASMTQRALIAYSVGLLGIIVIKVLAPGFYAQQNIRTPVKIAIFTLIVTQLLNLAFIGPLKHAGLALAISVGACINAGLLFYQLRKQKMFQPQAGWGPFALKLVVAVGAMAAVLLGLMHFMPAWDQGHMLERFMRLGVLVVAGVAVYFGMLLLMGFRLRDFNRKSLS; via the coding sequence ATGAACCTGCTCAAATCGTTGGCCGCCGTCAGCTCTATCACCATGATTTCCCGGGTTCTGGGGTTTGTGCGTGACACGCTGCTGGCACGTATTTTTGGCGCCAGCATGGCCACGGATGCCTTCTTTATTGCCTTTAAACTGCCCAACCTGCTGCGGCGGATCTTCGCCGAAGGGGCTTTTTCCCAGGCCTTCGTGCCGATTCTGGCGGAATACAAGGCCCAGCAAGGCGAGGAGGCGACCCGCACCTTTATTGCTTATGTTTCGGGTTTGCTGACGCTGGTGCTGACGCTGGTGACGATCGCGGGCATGCTCGCCGCGCCCTGGGTGATCTGGGCCACGGCTCCCGGCTTTGCCAATACGCCGGAAAAATTCGCCCTGACCACTGACCTGTTGCGGGTGACCTTTCCTTATATATTGCTGATTTCCCTGTCGTCCCTGGCCGGGGCGATCCTCAATACCTGGAACCGCTTCTCGGTGCCGGCGTTTGTGCCAACCCTGCTTAACGTCAGCATGATTGTTTTTGCGCTGTTCCTGACGCCGTACTTCGATCCGCCCGTGATGGCTCTGGGCTGGGCGGTCCTGGCCGGTGGCCTGGCACAACTGCTGTATCAGCTGCCGCACCTGAAGAAGATCGGCATGCTGGTGCTCCCGCGGCTGAACCTCAAGGACACCGGTGTCTGGCGGGTGATGCGCAACATGCTGCCGGCAATCCTCGGGGTTTCCGTCAGCCAGATCTCGCTGATCATCAACACCGCCTTCGCCTCGTTGCTGGTCTCGGGTTCGGTGTCGTGGATGTATTACGCCGACCGCCTGATGGAATTGCCGTCCGGTGTGCTGGGCGTGGCGCTCGGCACCATCCTGCTGCCAACGTTGTCCCGTACCTATGCCAGCAAGGACCGTCACGAGTATTCGCGGATCCTCGATTGGGGCCTGCGCTTGTGCTTCGTGCTGGTGCTGCCGTGCGCCGTGGCCTTGGGGTTGCTCGCCGAGCCGCTGACGGTTGCGCTGTTCCAGTACGGCCAGTTCACCGCGTTTGACGCCTCAATGACCCAGCGTGCGCTGATTGCCTACTCCGTCGGGCTGTTGGGCATCATCGTGATCAAAGTGCTGGCTCCTGGCTTTTATGCTCAACAAAATATCCGCACCCCGGTAAAAATCGCGATCTTCACCCTTATCGTGACGCAACTGCTCAACCTGGCGTTCATTGGCCCGTTGAAGCATGCCGGGCTGGCGCTGGCGATCAGTGTGGGTGCCTGCATCAATGCCGGGCTGCTGTTTTATCAGCTGCGCAAACAGAAAATGTTCCAGCCGCAGGCGGGCTGGGGCCCGTTCGCGCTCAAGCTGGTGGTGGCCGTGGGCGCGATGGCGGCGGTGCTGCTGGGCCTGATGCACTTCATGCCCGCCTGGGATCAGGGCCATATGCTGGAGCGCTTCATGCGCCTCGGTGTGTTAGTGGTGGCTGGCGTAGCGGTGTACTTCGGCATGTTGCTGCTGATGGGCTTCCGCTTGCGGGATTTCAATCGCAAGTCGCTGAGCTAG
- the rpsT gene encoding 30S ribosomal protein S20, protein MANTPSAKKRAKQAEKRRSHNASLRSMVRTYIKNVVKAIDAKDAEKAQAAYVLAVPVIDRMADKGIIHKNKAARHKGRLNGHIKALNLAAAA, encoded by the coding sequence GTGGCCAACACACCTTCCGCCAAAAAACGTGCAAAACAGGCTGAGAAGCGTCGCAGCCACAACGCCAGCCTGCGTTCCATGGTTCGTACCTACATCAAGAATGTAGTTAAAGCCATTGACGCAAAAGACGCTGAAAAAGCTCAAGCTGCTTACGTTCTGGCCGTGCCAGTTATCGACCGTATGGCCGATAAAGGCATCATCCACAAGAACAAAGCTGCTCGCCATAAAGGTCGTCTGAATGGCCACATCAAGGCTCTGAACCTTGCTGCTGCAGCCTAA
- a CDS encoding CreA family protein has translation MRVMKGLLGLLLAMPLLASAEEIGQVSTVFKFVGPNDRIVVEAFDDPKVDGVTCYLSRAKTGGVKGGLGLAEDRAEASIACRQVGAIRFKGELKDGDEVFKERTSLVFKTMQVVRFLDKKRNTLVYLVYSDRLIEGSPQNAVTAIPILPWPTAQ, from the coding sequence ATGCGCGTAATGAAGGGGTTGCTCGGTTTGCTGTTGGCGATGCCGCTGCTGGCGTCGGCCGAAGAGATTGGCCAGGTGTCGACGGTGTTCAAGTTCGTCGGCCCCAATGACCGGATCGTGGTCGAGGCTTTTGATGATCCGAAGGTGGATGGCGTGACCTGCTACCTGTCTCGCGCCAAGACTGGCGGGGTGAAGGGTGGCCTGGGCCTGGCGGAAGATCGTGCCGAGGCGTCGATTGCTTGTCGTCAGGTGGGCGCGATTCGCTTCAAGGGCGAGCTGAAGGATGGGGATGAGGTGTTCAAGGAGCGCACGTCCCTGGTGTTCAAGACCATGCAGGTGGTGCGTTTCCTCGACAAGAAGCGCAATACCCTGGTGTATCTGGTCTACAGCGACCGCTTGATCGAAGGCAGCCCGCAGAATGCGGTGACGGCGATTCCGATCCTGCCGTGGCCTACGGCGCAGTAA
- the proB gene encoding glutamate 5-kinase, which yields MRSKVTGAQRWVVKIGSALLTADGKGLDRAAMSVWVDQMVALHEAGVELVLVSSGAVAAGMSRLGWTARPSAMHELQAAAAIGQMGLVQAWESSFAEHGRHTAQILLTHDDLSDRKRYLNARSTLRALVELKVIPVINENDTVVTDEIRFGDNDTLAALVANLVEADLLVILTDRDGMFDADPRNNPDAQLIYEARADDPALDAVAGSVGGALGRGGMQTKLRAARLAARSGAHTIIVGGRIERVLDRLKAGERIGTLLSPERGMLAARKQWLAGHLQTRGTLVLDAGAVSALSQGNKSLLPVGVKLVQGSFRRGEMVVCVAPDGREIARGLANYSALEAQKIIGQSSEAIVGLLGYMAEPELVHRDNLILV from the coding sequence ATGCGGAGCAAGGTGACAGGTGCGCAGCGTTGGGTCGTTAAGATCGGTAGCGCGCTGCTGACGGCGGATGGCAAGGGGCTGGATCGTGCGGCCATGAGCGTCTGGGTGGACCAGATGGTGGCGTTGCATGAGGCTGGCGTTGAGTTGGTGCTGGTGTCGTCCGGGGCAGTTGCCGCGGGCATGAGCCGTCTCGGCTGGACCGCGCGACCCAGCGCGATGCACGAGCTGCAGGCCGCTGCCGCCATCGGTCAGATGGGCCTGGTGCAGGCCTGGGAGTCCAGCTTTGCCGAGCACGGTCGCCACACGGCGCAGATTCTGCTGACCCATGACGACTTGTCTGACCGCAAGCGCTACCTGAATGCCCGCAGCACCTTGCGCGCCCTGGTTGAACTCAAGGTGATCCCGGTGATCAACGAGAATGACACCGTGGTGACCGACGAAATTCGTTTCGGCGACAACGATACCCTGGCGGCCCTGGTGGCTAACCTGGTTGAAGCTGACTTGCTGGTGATCCTCACGGATCGCGATGGCATGTTCGACGCTGACCCGCGCAATAACCCGGATGCCCAGCTGATTTACGAAGCCCGTGCAGATGACCCGGCGCTGGATGCGGTGGCCGGCAGTGTCGGTGGTGCCCTGGGGCGTGGCGGTATGCAGACCAAGCTGCGTGCGGCGCGGCTGGCGGCGCGTTCCGGCGCGCATACTATCATCGTGGGTGGCCGGATTGAGCGTGTGCTGGATCGCCTGAAGGCGGGTGAGCGCATCGGTACGCTGCTGTCGCCCGAGCGCGGCATGCTGGCGGCGCGCAAGCAGTGGCTGGCAGGGCATCTTCAGACGCGCGGTACGCTGGTGCTGGATGCGGGTGCGGTGTCGGCGTTGTCTCAAGGCAACAAAAGCCTGCTGCCGGTGGGTGTGAAATTGGTCCAGGGCAGTTTCCGCCGTGGCGAGATGGTGGTGTGTGTGGCGCCGGACGGTCGCGAGATTGCCCGTGGCCTGGCCAATTACAGCGCCCTTGAGGCGCAGAAAATCATTGGGCAGTCGTCTGAAGCGATTGTCGGTCTGTTGGGTTACATGGCTGAGCCGGAGCTGGTTCACCGGGATAACCTGATTCTGGTTTAA